A window of the Deinococcus gobiensis I-0 genome harbors these coding sequences:
- a CDS encoding peptidylprolyl isomerase yields the protein MLKSLPLVLIGLSLAACAPTMPAVTRTYTLQPNGTLALTADSGAAGTAATAAGTGAATSQTGTAAPASSTATDAAATGTAPAPVTTPDATTPAATTPAATGTAAMTGFTAVPYLSAARVTRFTGSQNVIDPAKTYRAVMKTAKGDVVLELNAKAAPVAVNNFVFLALNHFYDGTRFHRVIEGFVAQGGDPQSSDPALQAQWGTGGPGYNFAAEVNNGLRFDKAGVLGMARAASLDSQGSQFYITLAPADFLSGQYTVFGQVLSGQDVVNGLTRTEGAGAGQPDLLNTVQIYVSQ from the coding sequence ATGTTGAAGAGTCTGCCGCTGGTCCTGATCGGTCTGAGCCTCGCCGCCTGCGCGCCCACGATGCCCGCCGTGACGCGCACCTATACCCTCCAGCCCAACGGCACCCTGGCGCTGACGGCCGACAGCGGCGCGGCGGGAACGGCGGCGACGGCGGCGGGCACGGGCGCGGCGACGTCCCAGACGGGCACGGCGGCTCCGGCTTCCAGCACGGCCACGGACGCGGCGGCCACCGGTACGGCCCCGGCCCCGGTCACGACCCCCGATGCGACGACCCCGGCCGCGACCACCCCCGCCGCCACGGGCACGGCGGCCATGACGGGCTTCACGGCCGTGCCCTACCTCAGCGCCGCGCGCGTGACCCGCTTCACGGGAAGTCAGAACGTCATCGACCCGGCCAAGACCTACCGCGCCGTCATGAAGACGGCCAAGGGCGACGTGGTGCTGGAGCTGAACGCCAAGGCCGCCCCGGTCGCCGTGAACAACTTCGTGTTCCTGGCGCTGAACCATTTCTACGACGGCACCCGCTTCCACCGCGTGATCGAGGGCTTCGTGGCGCAGGGCGGCGACCCCCAGAGCAGCGATCCCGCACTGCAGGCCCAGTGGGGCACGGGCGGCCCCGGTTACAACTTCGCCGCCGAGGTGAACAACGGCCTGCGCTTCGACAAGGCCGGGGTGCTGGGCATGGCCCGCGCCGCCAGCCTCGACTCGCAGGGCAGCCAGTTCTACATCACCTTGGCCCCCGCCGATTTCCTGAGCGGGCAGTACACTGTGTTCGGGCAGGTGCTCTCGGGGCAGGACGTGGTCAATGGCCTGACCCGCACCGAGGGGGCCGGGGCCGGGCAGCCCGACCTGCTGAACACCGTTCAGATCTACGTTTCTCAGTAA
- a CDS encoding phosphatidylserine decarboxylase translates to MRVPRRLLLLGSVAAAAALYVRGVYRYRDPVRLPTPAAGAVLSPADGRVLLVRRVTDGQVEGQGAAAALLGWPEAPATGWVLGVYVGPLDVQYLYQPVGGEVVRAEFSDALAAQGGAAGLGLGARARLLLGQPAEVPALGRPRLTFTLRAPEGGEVTVALPDQGSHAETLNFLRPGDPARAGNKAAYAEGGGMVLVALPEGATPQVGVGDHVTGAETVLSHLG, encoded by the coding sequence ATGCGTGTTCCCCGCCGCCTTCTGCTTCTGGGTTCTGTCGCCGCCGCTGCGGCGCTCTATGTGCGCGGGGTCTACCGTTACCGTGACCCGGTGCGCCTGCCCACGCCTGCGGCAGGCGCAGTTCTCAGCCCCGCCGACGGCCGCGTGCTGCTCGTGCGCCGCGTGACGGACGGCCAGGTCGAGGGCCAGGGGGCGGCGGCAGCGCTGCTCGGCTGGCCCGAAGCTCCGGCAACGGGCTGGGTGCTGGGGGTGTACGTGGGGCCGCTGGACGTGCAGTACCTCTATCAGCCGGTGGGCGGCGAGGTCGTGCGCGCCGAATTCTCCGACGCCCTGGCGGCGCAGGGCGGCGCGGCCGGCCTGGGCCTGGGCGCCCGCGCGCGCCTGCTGCTGGGCCAGCCCGCCGAGGTGCCCGCGCTGGGTCGGCCGCGCCTGACCTTCACCCTGCGCGCCCCGGAGGGCGGCGAGGTGACGGTCGCCCTGCCCGACCAGGGCAGCCACGCCGAAACCCTGAATTTCCTGCGCCCCGGCGACCCGGCCCGCGCGGGCAACAAGGCCGCCTATGCCGAGGGCGGCGGGATGGTGCTCGTCGCGCTGCCCGAGGGGGCGACGCCGCAGGTCGGCGTGGGCGACCACGTGACCGGCGCAGAAACGGTGCTGTCCCACCTGGGCTGA
- a CDS encoding Glu/Leu/Phe/Val family dehydrogenase codes for MTTTPEPANLTPDQKKYGAHDIPSYLDPNNIGPYEIYLEQVERVTPYLGKLAYWVETLKRPKRILVVDVPVHLDDGSVAHFEGYRVQHNTSRGPAKGGVRYHQDVTLSEVMALSAWMTVKNAAVNLPYGGGKGGIRLDPRKYSQGELERVTRRYTSEIGLIIGPEKDIPAPDVNTGPQTMAWMMDTYSMNVGRTATGVVTGKPVSLGGSLGRGDATGRGVFVAGAEAMQKLGMPLEGARIAVQGFGNVGEAAARIFHEHGAKVVAIQDVTGTIYSEAGINPAVALSHLRATGSILGLGGTEELTREDFWGVPCDVLIPAALEKQITLANAGRIQARLIVEGANGPTIPAADDLLSEKGVTVVPDVLANAGGVTVSYFEWVQDFSSYFWTEDQINERLDRIMRDAFRSLWDVKERHGVTLRTAVYIVACTRVLEARALRGLYP; via the coding sequence ATGACCACCACCCCCGAACCGGCCAACCTGACGCCGGATCAGAAGAAATACGGCGCCCACGACATCCCCAGCTACCTCGACCCCAACAACATCGGCCCCTACGAGATCTACCTCGAACAGGTCGAGCGCGTCACGCCGTACCTCGGCAAGCTGGCCTACTGGGTCGAGACCCTCAAGCGGCCCAAGCGGATTCTGGTCGTGGACGTGCCGGTGCATCTCGACGACGGCAGCGTGGCCCACTTCGAGGGCTACCGCGTGCAGCACAACACCTCGCGCGGCCCCGCCAAGGGCGGCGTGCGCTACCACCAGGACGTAACCCTCTCGGAAGTCATGGCGCTCTCGGCCTGGATGACGGTGAAAAACGCCGCCGTGAACCTGCCCTACGGCGGCGGCAAGGGCGGCATCCGCCTCGACCCGCGCAAGTACAGCCAGGGTGAGCTGGAGCGCGTGACGCGGCGCTACACCTCCGAGATCGGGCTGATCATCGGGCCGGAAAAGGACATCCCCGCGCCGGACGTGAACACCGGCCCGCAGACGATGGCCTGGATGATGGACACCTACTCGATGAACGTGGGCCGCACCGCGACCGGCGTGGTCACGGGCAAGCCGGTCTCGCTGGGCGGTTCGCTGGGGCGCGGCGACGCCACCGGGCGCGGCGTGTTCGTGGCGGGCGCCGAGGCGATGCAGAAGCTCGGGATGCCGCTCGAAGGCGCGCGCATCGCCGTGCAGGGCTTCGGCAACGTGGGCGAGGCCGCCGCGCGCATCTTCCATGAGCACGGCGCGAAGGTCGTGGCGATCCAGGACGTGACCGGCACCATCTACAGCGAGGCCGGCATCAACCCGGCGGTGGCGCTGTCGCACCTGCGCGCCACCGGCAGCATCCTGGGCCTGGGCGGCACCGAGGAACTGACGCGCGAGGACTTCTGGGGCGTGCCCTGCGACGTGCTCATTCCGGCGGCGCTGGAAAAACAGATCACCCTGGCGAACGCCGGGCGCATCCAGGCCCGACTGATCGTGGAGGGGGCCAACGGCCCGACCATCCCGGCGGCCGACGACCTGCTGTCCGAGAAGGGCGTGACCGTCGTCCCCGACGTGCTCGCCAACGCGGGCGGCGTGACAGTGAGCTACTTCGAGTGGGTGCAGGACTTCAGCTCGTACTTCTGGACCGAGGACCAGATCAACGAGCGCCTCGACCGCATCATGCGCGACGCCTTCCGCAGCCTGTGGGACGTTAAGGAGCGCCACGGCGTCACCCTGCGCACGGCCGTGTACATCGTGGCCTGCACGCGGGTGCTCGAAGCGCGGGCGCTGCGCGGCCTGTACCCATAA
- a CDS encoding Lrp/AsnC family transcriptional regulator, which yields MQRHSAPDLDATDRRILSILQRDARIPNTELADEIGLTPAPTLRRVRRLEEEGVIHRYVALLDPKLVNRDLMVMVRVTLDKQTKQGFEDFADKMRARPEVLECYLCLGDTDYLLKVCVADLDAYQNFLVEVLAAIPGVRNTDSTIIVKQEKYTTSLPLE from the coding sequence ATGCAGCGCCACTCCGCCCCCGATCTGGACGCCACCGACCGCCGCATTCTGTCCATCCTCCAGCGCGACGCACGCATCCCCAACACCGAACTCGCCGACGAGATCGGCCTGACGCCCGCGCCCACGCTGCGCCGGGTGCGGCGGCTGGAGGAAGAAGGCGTGATCCACCGTTACGTCGCGCTGCTCGACCCCAAACTGGTCAACCGCGATCTGATGGTCATGGTGCGCGTGACCCTGGACAAGCAGACCAAGCAGGGCTTCGAGGACTTCGCCGACAAGATGCGTGCCCGCCCCGAGGTGCTGGAGTGTTACCTGTGCCTGGGCGACACCGACTACCTGCTCAAGGTGTGCGTGGCCGACCTCGACGCCTACCAGAATTTTCTGGTCGAGGTGCTCGCGGCCATTCCGGGCGTGCGCAACACCGACAGCACCATCATCGTCAAGCAGGAGAAATACACGACCAGCCTGCCGCTGGAGTGA